A genomic stretch from Onychostoma macrolepis isolate SWU-2019 chromosome 02, ASM1243209v1, whole genome shotgun sequence includes:
- the LOC131531395 gene encoding uncharacterized protein LOC131531395: MAKAMHSFKAYPSDKEVAKAADALVSQHPCLREPGSQCGWYGWKTSLKFKMGNYRLKLSRSGCEEVAVNSGKRSQSNQESECPHSNIKKARRAEVNYLPNFPKGENAESLEKQRLQIIEEVSKTERNHGLIERLMQSTFALRRKQIVVDNPSQPVKSFLEKWPALRLESQIAAEFHRITNISLKNKFYAELDKHTLQLLAVYRQKAARTGKAAEALRRIFSAYDRLEPNDINNRRTAALRGLLCTCVKMTLCFSRCGILKRWMSQTLQIQP, encoded by the exons ATGGCCAAGGCAATGCACAGCTTTAAGGCTTACCCCAGCGACAAAGAAGTAGCTAAAGCTGCTGATGCTCTTGTTTCTCAGCACCCCTGCCTCAGAGAACCAGGAAGTCAATGTGGTTGGTATGGCTGGAAGACAAGTTTAAAGTTTAAGATGGGCAACTATCGCTTAAAACTCAGCAGATCTGGTTGTGAAGAGGTGGCTGTGAACTCAGGAAAGAGAAGCCAAAGTAACCAAGAGAGTGAGTGTCCTCACTCAAACATCAAAAAAGCTCGTCGAGCTGAGGTAAACTACCTACCCAATTTTCCAAAAGGAGAGAATGCTGAAAGCTTGGAAAAACAAAGATTGCAAATAATTGAGGAAGTGTCTAAGACCGAAAGAAACCATGGGCTGATAGAGAGACTCATGCAAAGTACCTTTGCTCTGCGTCGCAAACAGATAGTGGTTGATAACCCATCACAACCAGTGAAGTCATTTTTGGAAAAGTGGCCTGCTCTTCGTTTGGAATCTCAG ATTGCTGCAGAATTCCACAGAATTACTAATATCAGTTTGAAGAACAAGTTCTATGCAGAGCTGGACAAACATACCCTTCAATTGTTGGCTGTTTACAGGCAGAAGGCCGCCCGCACTGGCAAGGCAGCAGAAGCACTGAGAAGAATCTTTAGTGCCTATGATCGTCTG GAGCCAAACGATATTAACAACAGGCGTACAGCTGCACTTCGAGGCCTCCTGTGTACTTGCGTGAAGATGACTCTTTGTTTTTCAAGATGTGGAAT ACTGAAGAGGTGGATGAGCCAGACATTGCAGATTCAGCCGTAG